A region from the Vicia villosa cultivar HV-30 ecotype Madison, WI linkage group LG3, Vvil1.0, whole genome shotgun sequence genome encodes:
- the LOC131655996 gene encoding NDR1/HIN1-like protein 13 produces MADRVHPNTSPPSNDSKTTSSEKTTPMADRVHPKTTSSEKPATKEAPSAPKEAPPLGAYVVQLPKEQVYRYPPPENAVRFANYTRRKNRRCRCCCCLCWFIGIIVALAVLLAIAAGVFYLVFRPEAPNYSIKRVSVKGMNLTSQSPISPEFDVSVNADNGNRKIGIYYNKDSTVELFYRDVNLCNGAIPTFYQPSNNVTVFQTVLKGKGVMVAGSDRKALLNAVKKQSVPLTLKLRVPVKFKVGSVKTWTFNVKVHCVVTVDELTEKAEIVNRDCSYGLDVWKW; encoded by the coding sequence ATGGCTGATCGAGTTCACCCAAACACCTCTCCACCCTCAAACGACTCTAAAACGACGTCGTCTGAGAAAACCACCCCAATGGCTGATCGAGTTCATCCAAAAACGACGTCGTCTGAGAAACCCGCTACCAAAGAAGCTCCATCCGCTCCCAAAGAGGCTCCACCGCTAGGAGCCTATGTCGTCCAGTTACCAAAAGAGCAGGTCTACCGCTACCCTCCGCCGGAGAATGCCGTTCGTTTTGCTAACTACACTCGCCGGAAAAATAGAAGATGCCGCTGCTGTTGTTGTCTCTGTTGGTTCATCGGCATCATTGTAGCTTTAGCCGTGCTTCTCGCCATTGCCGCCGGTGTTTTCTACTTGGTGTTCCGGCCGGAAGCTCCTAATTATTCAATCAAACGCGTCTCCGTCAAGGGAATGAACCTCACCTCGCAGTCTCCGATCTCGCCGGAGTTTGACGTCTCTGTTAACGCTGATAACGGTAACCGTAAGATCGGAATCTACTACAACAAGGATAGCACTGTTGAACTGTTTTACAGAGACGTTAACCTCTGTAACGGCGCAATACCGACTTTCTATCAGCCGTCGAATAATGTAACGGTGTTTCAGACGGTGTTGAAGGGTAAAGGCGTGATGGTTGCTGGATCTGATCGGAAAGCGTTACTGAATGCTGTTAAGAAACAGAGCGTGCCGTTAACATTGAAGCTGAGGGTTCCGGTGAAATTCAAAGTGGGATCTGTGAAGACATGGACGTTCAACGTTAAGGTTCACTGTGTTGTGACGGTGGATGAGTTAACGGAGAAAGCGGAGATTGTTAATAGAGATTGCAGTTACGGATTGGATGTTTGGAAATGGTGA